In the Necator americanus strain Aroian chromosome X, whole genome shotgun sequence genome, GCAGAAAACAATATGAGGCATCGAAAAGCCTATGGCGTGATTGATGGGAAACGTTGAGAACGAAAGGAAGAACAGCAACGGAGAACATCCATTTGCAGTAGTTTCGTTTTGCTCCGGAAATAAAACTGAAGAGGATGAGTTCCCTTTCACTCATTGAAAGTCGGTCGACCTATGTGCGGTGTGTGATTGAGATCAAAATTCTCATGTCTTAAGCGCGAACACGAACAGCTGACGGTGTCCacaagattaaaggcatcaccccaggaatctgaggtggtgtggatttcagatggagtattcgtatacgggatcgtagattatagagaggtgggtgattccgtccatttcttgctaattggcgtaagaaacggcccggaagatgcggcgcgtgcacacggctggcgcgctccaatcagactcgttgtagaaaatagcgcgccggatcgctcgaagccgtatcttccggggccgttttttacggcaattagcaagaaatgaacggaatcacccccccccccccccacccacccctctccttaatctacgatcccgtatacgaatactccacctgaaatccataccacctcggattcatggggtgatgtctttaaatgcAGGAAGCAAGTGGTGTGAAAGGtgcttttttctgtatttattCAACACTATCACTAACTTaacattccagaaaacaaGAGTTACcaaatttaaacaaaatcACATTATCTCTTGTTCCACAACCAAATAGAATAGCTAGAACTCTGCGAAAACGAAACTGACAATAAGAGAGTACGAGGCTTGACGTCAGTAACTCCTCATATCCTGTGTAAGCTGTATTTCCTGGTATCGTAAATCGATTTGGCAGACCTCGTAATCAACTAACTGAATGAATAACTGCGGGCCGTAGAAAATTCAGTTGAGTTTAAAAATGTAGGGAAACTAACACTAGGgacaaaatctaatttttctctaaGTCTATCTATTTCCAATTCGGTGAATATTTGGAAAAGTGTGAGTATCTGTCAGACGGTCTGGGTGCTCTTCTGATTGgcttaaattttaatttctgcaGAAAGCCTTCTAATAGAAGAATAAGTTtcaataaaacgaaaaacttcCTAACGAAAAACTCCTGATCAATAGTGTGTGTTTCTGACTACTGTGGACAATTTCGTAatgttgcttaaattttatTCGTTTCATCTAAAGGAAGACCAAGTTTGAAAACTCCTACTATTCTCTGGAAACgtttattgaaaagaaaacaaacgactttaatttttattagctTCCTCAAGTTATACGACAAACTAGAATAGAGGACTTCGTAGGTGAGCAAATGTGAGTGAGAAGCTGTCATAGTGCTTgcatgattaaaggcatcacccacgaatctggggtggtgcggatttcgaatggagagttcctatacggggtagtagattatggggaggagggtgatttcgtccatttcttcctagttgccgtaaaaaacggcccggaagatgcggctcgtgcggaaggctggcgcgctccaatcgaagtcgttgtagaaaatagcgcgccggaacgctcgaagttgtattttccggcccgttttttacgggaattaggaagaaatagacggaatcacccttctctccataatctacgactccgtataggtataacccacttgaaacctgcaccaccccagattcgtggggtgatgcctttaatctaatTAGTGCAATGAAATGCAATgaagaggaagagatggaAGCTACGTGCTTGATTTCCGTTGTCTTTTAAAAGCAAAGATCATACACTTTAATGGGTGGTCAAAAGGTGAATCCATGTTGTTACCTCAGCTAGAAGAAGCCGACAAGAACAGGCacaaaaagataataaatTCGTTCGCCACAAAAGCAGTCGGGTTCAATGAAATTTCCATTTGGAAATCAAAACTGTTGTTGAGCTGTGTAATTATCCAAGCATTTCATGTACTGCTCGTATCGAACCTTCGCATAGCTCCAAATAGAGGTGAATTTTTTTGGTAACAGAATGGAAAGTTTGGTTGTAGGAGAGCTTACCTGACGTAATCAAACCTCAACGTTGAGTTCTGCGATTGCACCACTGACCATGCCGACCATAAGAGATGGGCAAGCTAAAGAAACAATTTGAGTTGTTTCTACTATAAACGGAGCATCTTTTGTGCTTGAATGAATTGAACGGTAAACAATGGTGAAATCAAGAGGCAAGAGGTagtcaacaaaaataaaaaaagaagactgtTTACCCTATATATTAAAGAGAAGAACATGAAGCTTTCTGTCGGTTGTACGTATATGATGTAATAAACAAGCTAATTGATGTTAAATATGTGTATTGTTAGGGCGGATGTAATGCAGTCGGTTGGAGGTTCCGCTCCCTACACAATCGAtggagggttcgaatccgccctagtgctcaccaagcctttcatccctccggagtcgataaattggtaccggactcgtctgggaggataaaaacactgacttgacacatcggctaggcctcgcaagtcattgtataggccagttacacgttcgtgaacctcaaacagtTCTGACTGAATTGAAGTTAACGTGggtcgcatcccaagcggattgattaacgccagagacttatcccttatcctttatgtatatttttaaatgtttataGACATATAAATCAGCTTTAATTACCTAGTTGAAGTATTTGCTTTTTTGATGAGTCCATAAACGGTGAAGCAAAAACGAATTGCGAAGATAACAAGATAACTATAGGAAGCAGGTAGATGATTGCTTATGAGTTATCGGAATGCACCTTCTGACtccaacaaaaagaagaacattcaCAAAACTCTCGTCTACCTAACCCTTCAGTCTTtactttcttaaaggcatcaccccacgaatctggggtggtgcagatttcaggtggagagttcccaTACGAGGTCATAgaatatggagaggagggtgatttcgtccatttcttcctaattgccgtaaaaaacggcccggaagatgcggctcgtgcggaaggctggcgcgctccaatcgaactcattatataaaatagcgcgccggaacgctcgaagccgtatcttcctggccgtttttttacggcaattagcaagaaatggacggaatcacccttctcaccgcaatctacgactccgtataggcataacccacctgaaatccgcactaccccagattcgtggggtgatgcctttaacaacaaATCTATGAGTGAATAAAGAAGCGGCATGACGACTATAAGTCAGAAGTCGCCGCGAatgttttgcaattttctacTAAATCTAGATTACATGATTACATTactaagtttttcttttattcctcGTTTTGCTGACGGAAATTCATCTATTGGTTAGCTTGTGACCGAAACACTTCTTTCTGCCCTTTCTATAGTAAAAATATACAATTATGCTGCTAGGAGGCGGCAATAACTACTGATCCGCTCATTAAAAGGGAAATGTCACGTTTCTGCATATTTCGGCTAATAAATCAAGTGACGATTCGAGTAATCTTCACTTGTACTTCCTGGCCACTATTAGATTATTAATAATACTCtcctcttttattttccttttactactatttgagaaggaaaaactcCGATAGGTGTTCGTTCGATCAGTGTCACCCTGGCAAAAGTCGCAGTGAGGAGAATGATTGTATAATATGtgaaaaatggagaagaagTAAACGAGACAATCCAAACCCAATGTGAAAATTAATTCTTAGGTTGCCGAGAAGTCATTATGCATGTTTCCAGTAGCTGACAATCACTTCACTGTTGGGATCTTACCATGAATAGATAGGGATAAAAGTGCAGTTAACATGTATGAGCATCATAACGTTCAATTCACTCCTAACCCAGGTAAAGGTGTGTATGTATTACTCATTTGTGTTCTCCTCATCCTCAATGATGCAGCTTAATGCGCGTAGTAGAATTATGGCAATCCACAACGCCTCTACGATTGTGCTGGTTGAGGAGTTTCTGCTGCTTGTTTGAGTTTCGTTAGTTGGATTACGAACGACGACGGATTGATCGAGTTCTGTTGCATAACAAGTAGCATCGTAGGAGACCAGTGCAATCAAGGTTGTTtctcactcttttttctctccattaCTATGCGAAATTGAGTGCAAtcacgctaaaaaaaaagcttaactACACCTCTACCTCTATCTACCCGTGAAGATGTCGCAATACCGTCAAATTCGTCGTACCTTCAGGTATTAGCTGCCTATAGGGCACAAATATTGAACACCTCATCAACCCACAGCTTGGAATAACGACACTCTCCGCAAAAGATTTTCAAGCCTTATTTCGTCCACATATCCATGTCTCGCTTGCAAGTAAAAACGTAAAAATATGCGCATTTCCTCCTGGTTTGGACACTTTGTGTAGTCAGGATTGTCGACACCTGAAAATGTAGCAAATGGACATATTTTGTAGACCTTACTATTTTTGCTTAACTGTTTTTAGTTTACGTGACTGTTCATTCCTTCTAAGAATACCTCGACCCCGAAAACCTCGAAAACgccagattttttaaaatattggaTGGGATAGTTTGTGCAGCAGCTGATTCGCCATCACAGAAAAATGACGGCAAAAACCTTT is a window encoding:
- a CDS encoding hypothetical protein (NECATOR_CHRX.G22338.T1); translated protein: MSMKSHTQAQGFQGLLNFANRLSDNIKDIETLIVPLEEEITFCHNDLLANNIIFDDSSGKVLFIDYEYADFNYAIFDLANHFCEFAGVDNPDYTKCPNQEEMRIFLRFYLQARHGYVDEIRLENLLRRVSLFQALAHLLWSAWSVVQSQNSTLRFDYVSYAKVRYEQYMKCLDNYTAQQQF